A DNA window from Aquarana catesbeiana isolate 2022-GZ linkage group LG01, ASM4218655v1, whole genome shotgun sequence contains the following coding sequences:
- the LOC141129460 gene encoding beta-1,4-galactosyltransferase galt-1-like: MWRYLRFMFCTLSIFVWVAVISFSYHIQIRHQKMRLQKPIAIDTITALDRRTFIISPYYEPRLGQSVRVIAIIHVSVKELYCIFHCSSNQNVFVRAEINLHGDRFGFPYGTADLLCAEPSGCDYTYMSFSSTVSINTGQDLLFEVMNRSPQPISSNFTVCISTLFGNYNNVLQMVQSIEMYKILGASKVTIYNTNCSQDVDKVLRHYIDEGILDMVPWPIDRHLRTSTEWHYYKGLNAEIGYFGQTASLNDCLYRNMYKSKFVLLNDIDEMILPIKDWDWSSMMENLQNKHPDTSVFLFESHLFPIPVNISGFDMWSHVPGVNILTYHLRLPNKGKNFNAPKMIVNPQDVFQTSIHLAATRKKNSKNIGEDTAILFHCKTRDKYTVKDLVPDDRLMRYNLSLVPNVDKVIQRLFPQQ; encoded by the coding sequence ATGTGGAGATATTTAAGATTCATGTTCTGCACACTGTCCATATTTGTGTGGGTTGCTGTCATTTCTTTCTCCTACCATATACAGATCAGACATCAGAAGATGAGACTTCAGAAACCCATTGCCATAGACACCATCACAGCTCTGGATCGTCGAACATTTATCATCTCTCCGTATTATGAGCCTAGACTTGGCCAATCAGTCCGGGTCATCGCCATCATCCATGTATCTGTGAAAGAACTCTACTGTATCTTCCATTGCTCCTCCAATCAGAATGTCTTTGTGAGGGCAGAAATAAATCTTCATGGTGACAGATTTGGGTTCCCATATGGAACAGCAGATCTTCTATGTGCAGAACCTTCTGGGTGTGATTACACTTATATGTCTTTCTCTTCAACTGTCTCCATAAATACAGGTCAGGATCTTCTGTTTGAAGTCATGAACCGTTCACCACAGCCAATCTCCTCCAATTTCACCGTCTGTATCTCTACTTTGTTTGGAAACTACAACAATGTCCTCCAGATGGTCCAGAGTATTGAGATGTACAAGATTCTGGGGGCCTCCAAAGTCACCATCTATAACACCAACTGCTCCCAGGATGTAGATAAGGTGTTACGTCATTACATTGATGAAGGAATTCTAGATATGGTGCCATGGCCAATAGACCGCCATCTTCGGACATCGACAGAATGGCATTATTACAAAGGACTCAATGCTGAGATTGGATATTTTGGACAAACTGCATCCCTAAATGATTGTCTATACAGGAACATGTACAAAAGTAAGTTTGTTCTCCTCAATGACATTGATGAAATGATTCTCCCAATCAAGGACTGGGACTGGTCATCAATGATGGAGAATCTCCAGAACAAACATCCAGATACAAGCGTCTTCCTCTTTGAGAGTCATCTCTTCCCCATTCCGGTCAACATCTCTGGATTTGACATGTGGTCTCATGTTCCCGGGGTCAATATTCTTACTTACCATCTCCGACTCCCTAACAAGGGGAAAAACTTCAATGCCCCCAAAATGATTGTGAATCCCCAAGACGTATTTCAAACCTCCATCCACTTAGCTGCGACACgcaaaaaaaattcaaagaatATAGGAGAAGATACGGCCATTCTCTTCCACTGTAAAACGAGGGACAAATACACCGTAAAGGACCTCGTTCCAGATGATAGGTTGATGAGATACAATCTGTCCTTAGTGCCCAATGTAGATAAGGTGATCCAGAGACTTTTCCCTCAGCAATAG